A genomic window from Silene latifolia isolate original U9 population chromosome Y, ASM4854445v1, whole genome shotgun sequence includes:
- the LOC141631337 gene encoding uncharacterized protein LOC141631337, with protein MQKVMKYLVGEYQNAFIAGRSITDNILVAHEAIHKINMHKTGKRGMIAFKADMSKAFDRVKWDFLQAVLSKMGFPDSFISLVMSCVTTVSYEVLFNGSPLIEKAQWERKIKGLRICRGVTPLTHLLFADDSLFFMEDKGRTTTNLRRILKNYCTASGQVINDDKSGLIFSPNTKLRQVRLCLKVFRIKKNKGFGKYLGLPTDFQESKKDIFKGLVENVLQRISSWNGLLLLLAGRLTLIMSILSNLSIFFLSVFKIPPGIDSNLNAWSARWVDGGMPEPVDLLLEEGFGFMKDLCIKDLCFNGGGWNEGMVRLIFKQESVDKILATPLISTRIHDEVFWPFSNDGRYTVKRPQLWKILLWKIITGSLPVGSEFIKRNLGWDPFCTLCGKGLREVETLEHLFRDCDVSSRIWFGSVLGIRTNQNNYLDLGEWIINWITYLKGQKENCYGLIHFLATLNSIWLLRNNSIFRGENLVQKFFFKQLGTLVSLVIKTLEMKNTNDGDGDGDGVSITNEPEELENESNCLKNGLPHFIISPFGSSNRWRIMVDASWDETGIAAFGWAVLGAEGKPLFKGMLKGRAESPLQAEAIGVLKVLEWAKSQGFFHLEVSLDCLSMLQQ; from the exons ATGCAGAAGGTGATGAAGTATCTTGTCGGTGAGTACCAGAATGCGTTTATAGCAGGTCGTAGCATTACGGATAATATTCTGGTGGCGCATGAGGCTATTCATAAGATTAATATGCATAAAACTGGAAAAAGGGGTATGATTGCGTTTAAGGCAGATATGAGTAAGGCGTTTGATCGGGTTAAATGGGACTTTCTGCAGGCTGTTCTATCTAAGATGGGGTTTCCAGATAGCTTCATCTCCCTAGTAATGAGCTGTGTTACTACGGTCTCTTATGAGGTTTTGTTCAATGGGTCCCCGCT GATTGAAAAAGCGCAATGGGAAAGGAAGATTAAGGGGCTAAGAATTTGTAGAGGAGTTACTCCTTTGACACATCTTCTTTTTGCGGATGACTCGCTCTTTTTTATGGAGGATAAGGGGAGGACAACTACTAATCTAAGACGCATTTTAAAAAACTACTGCACGGCTTCGGGACAGGTGATAAATGATGATAAGTCAGGTCTTATCTTTAGTCCGAATACCAAGTTAAGACAAGTTCGTTTATGTCTAAAAGTTTTCAGAATTAAGAAGAATAAAGGTTTCGGAAAATATTTAGGTCTTCCAACTGATTTTCAAGAATCAAAAAAGGATATCTTTAAGGGTCTTGTGGAGAATGTGTTGCAGAGAATTTCATCTTGGAATGGTCTTTTACTTTTACTGGCTGGGAGGCTAACCTTGATCATGTCTATCCTATCAAATTTATCTATTTTCTTTCTATCGGTGttcaaaataccg CCTGGTATTGACTCTAACCTCAATGCCTGGAGTGCCCGGTGGGTTGATGGGGGTATGCCGGAGCCAGTGGATCTACTGCTGGAAGAGGGGTTTGGATTTATGAAAGACTTGTGCATTAAGGATTTATGTTTTAATGGGGGAGGCTGGAATGAGGGGATGGTTCGATTAATTTTTAAACAAGAAAGTGTGGATAAGATTTTGGCTACACCTCTTATTTCCACTAGGATCCATGATGAAGTCTTCTGGCCTTTCTCGAATGACGGACGGTATACGGTAAAAA GACCTCAACTGTGGAAGATTTTGCTATGGAAGATTATCACTGGGTCCCTACCCGTTGGGAGTGAATTTATTAAGAGAAATCTAGGATGGGATCCTTTTTGTACTCTGTGTGGTAAGGGGTTGAGGGAGGTTGAAACATTGGAACATCTATTCAGGGATTGTGATGTATCGTCAAGGATCTGgtttggatcggtactgggaatCAGAACGAATCAGAATAACTACTTGGATTTAGGTGAGTGGATTATCAATTGGATTACTTACCTTAAGGGCCAAAAGGAGAACTGTTACGGACTTATACACTTCTTGGCTACTCTGAATAGTATTTGGCTTCTGCGGAACAACTCTATTTTTAGAGGTGAAAACCTTGTACAAAAATTCTTTTTCAAGCAGCTGGGAACTCTGGTTTCACTGGTCATCAAGACCCTGGAAATGAAAAATACGAATGATGGGGACGGGGACGGGGACGGGGTTTCTATAACAAACGAGCCAGAGGAACTGGAGAATGAGTCGAATTGTCTTAAAAATGGCCTACCCCATTTCATCATTAGCCCTTTTGGTTCTAGTAATAGATGGAGAATAATGGTTGATGCAAGTTGGGATGAAACGGGGATCGCAGCTTTTGGTTGGGCTGTACTTGGAGCGGAAGGGAAGCCACTTTTCAAAGGTATGTTGAAAGGGAGGGCTGAATCACCACTTCAAGCGGAGGCTATTGGCGTTCTTAAGGTGTTGGAATGGGCGAAGTCTCAAGGTTTTTTTCATCTAGAAGTTTCATTGGACTGTCTTAGTATGCTTCAACAATGA